The following are from one region of the Ignavibacteriota bacterium genome:
- a CDS encoding OmpA family protein → MKSIFNNTNWTVFIILVLFFSSMSFAQFNDYTAKIGLQFNGLLSDTEFDKDLKPADADFKFSYLARAFCRFEFFTPVLETEIGAGFGQLRGVDFNNQEWNTNVIPIDLRFILSPFDMDVWDPFIYGGAGGLYFDNDKKPTTVEPENMPEKEKAWTAFFPVGGGFDVAVSDAVLLDFSAGYTFTRNDDINGYNNKQNNKEEAYDGYYNAGIGLIFVSGSGSSDKDGDGLTKSEEKELGTDPNNPDTDGDGLKDGEEVRTYMTNPLNTDTDGDGLLDGEEVRTYSTSPVKADTDGDGLSDNLEIKTYNTDPLKADTDGDGLSDGDEISKYKTDPLKVDTDNDTLSDSDEINLYKTDPLNPDTDSDGLKDGEEVNMYRTDPLKADTDGGTIDDFTEVNRGTNPLNPDDDVVKINVPIVLEGITFETGKADITPESESVLQGALKTLQTYPDIIVEISGHTDNVGSSASNQTLSQRRADAVRAWLIIKGINPDRLIAKGYGEDNPRVPNDTAENRRLNRRIEFKRIR, encoded by the coding sequence ATGAAAAGCATATTTAATAATACAAATTGGACAGTGTTCATCATTCTTGTCCTGTTTTTTTCATCAATGTCTTTTGCCCAGTTTAATGATTACACAGCAAAAATCGGATTACAATTTAATGGGCTTCTTTCTGACACAGAATTTGACAAGGATCTTAAACCAGCCGACGCCGATTTCAAATTCTCATATCTTGCAAGAGCTTTTTGCAGATTTGAATTCTTTACACCTGTACTGGAAACTGAAATAGGTGCTGGATTTGGTCAATTGAGAGGAGTTGATTTTAATAATCAGGAATGGAATACAAATGTAATTCCAATAGATCTTAGATTTATTTTATCGCCATTTGATATGGATGTTTGGGATCCGTTTATTTATGGTGGTGCTGGTGGATTATATTTTGATAATGATAAAAAGCCTACTACTGTTGAACCAGAAAATATGCCAGAAAAAGAAAAAGCCTGGACAGCATTCTTCCCCGTTGGTGGTGGTTTTGATGTGGCTGTCTCGGATGCAGTTCTTCTGGATTTTTCTGCAGGCTACACTTTCACACGTAACGATGATATAAACGGCTACAACAATAAACAAAATAACAAAGAAGAAGCTTATGATGGTTACTACAATGCAGGTATCGGATTAATTTTTGTAAGTGGAAGCGGTTCATCCGATAAAGATGGTGATGGACTTACAAAAAGTGAGGAAAAAGAACTTGGAACAGATCCAAATAATCCGGATACAGACGGTGATGGTTTAAAAGATGGTGAAGAAGTTAGAACCTATATGACGAACCCGCTCAATACAGATACAGATGGTGATGGTTTACTTGATGGTGAAGAGGTTAGAACCTATTCGACGAGCCCTGTTAAAGCTGATACAGATGGTGATGGTTTGTCTGATAATTTAGAAATTAAAACATACAATACAGATCCTCTGAAAGCTGATACAGATGGTGATGGTTTATCAGATGGTGACGAAATTAGTAAATATAAAACTGACCCTCTGAAAGTTGATACTGATAATGATACTCTTTCTGATAGTGATGAAATTAATCTTTACAAGACCGATCCGTTAAATCCAGATACTGACTCTGACGGATTAAAAGATGGTGAAGAAGTTAATATGTACAGGACTGATCCTCTCAAAGCAGATACAGATGGCGGAACAATTGATGATTTCACTGAGGTTAACAGAGGTACTAATCCATTAAATCCTGATGATGATGTTGTGAAGATTAACGTACCAATTGTTCTTGAAGGAATTACCTTTGAAACAGGTAAAGCAGACATTACACCAGAATCGGAATCTGTTCTGCAAGGTGCACTGAAAACATTACAAACTTATCCTGATATTATAGTTGAAATAAGTGGTCATACAGATAATGTTGGAAGCAGTGCAAGCAATCAGACGTTATCACAGAGACGTGCTGATGCAGTGAGAGCATGGCTTATAATTAAAGGTATAAACCCTGACAGATTGATAGCAAAAGGATACGGTGAAGATAATCCTCGGGTACCAAATGACACTGCAGAAAATAGGAGACTGAACAGAAGGATCGAGTTCAAACGAATCAGATAA
- a CDS encoding M20/M25/M40 family metallo-hydrolase, with amino-acid sequence MNTDYLIDLFIRIAKIDALSGNEKPLAEFIKSFLSKFNYNISEDDSKLFSGSNTGNLICKIGEGGSFIMTAHLDTARPTLNIKPKILEDKIVSSGDTVLGVDNRAGVTVLLFLLEKIAKEKIPVKDFTVVFTTCEETTLFGSKYLGVNGNIKYGFVFDSGYRPGNFIYSACGAMGFKMKVIGKASHSGISPEKGINSLLIASRAINNLPLGRIDDESTMNIGILKGGSAVNVIPEITELNGEIRSFDLQKVEHYLNVTIAAFRKEADILGGKIEVESFWDFKPYTIPENSFVFKEIVRVMKQVGLNPIPKISLGGSDANSLNEKGIQSVNLGIGAQNPHSNDEFIFIEDLVKSAEIALELVKK; translated from the coding sequence ATGAACACGGATTATCTCATAGATTTATTCATTCGCATCGCAAAAATTGATGCTCTTTCCGGAAATGAAAAACCCCTTGCTGAGTTCATAAAATCTTTTCTTTCTAAGTTTAATTACAACATATCTGAAGACGATTCAAAATTATTTTCAGGAAGCAATACCGGTAACCTGATTTGCAAAATTGGCGAAGGTGGCAGCTTTATTATGACTGCTCATCTGGATACTGCGCGACCAACTTTGAATATCAAACCAAAAATTCTGGAGGATAAAATTGTTTCTTCCGGAGATACAGTACTTGGAGTTGATAATAGAGCGGGTGTAACAGTGCTTTTATTTTTACTTGAAAAAATTGCAAAGGAAAAAATACCCGTCAAAGATTTTACAGTTGTTTTTACTACTTGTGAGGAGACTACACTATTTGGTTCAAAATATTTGGGGGTAAATGGAAATATTAAATACGGTTTTGTATTTGATTCAGGTTACAGACCCGGAAATTTCATTTATTCAGCTTGTGGTGCGATGGGATTTAAAATGAAAGTAATTGGCAAAGCTTCTCATTCCGGAATTTCACCTGAGAAAGGAATAAATTCATTATTAATTGCATCAAGAGCAATAAATAATCTTCCACTTGGTAGAATTGATGATGAATCAACAATGAATATAGGCATACTAAAGGGCGGAAGTGCTGTAAATGTAATTCCTGAAATCACTGAACTCAATGGTGAAATAAGATCTTTCGATTTGCAGAAAGTTGAACATTATTTAAACGTTACTATTGCCGCATTTAGAAAAGAAGCAGATATTCTTGGTGGAAAAATTGAAGTCGAATCGTTTTGGGATTTTAAACCATATACAATTCCAGAGAATTCATTTGTCTTCAAAGAGATTGTCAGAGTCATGAAGCAAGTTGGATTAAACCCAATTCCAAAAATTTCACTCGGCGGCAGTGATGCAAATTCATTAAATGAAAAAGGTATTCAATCTGTAAATCTTGGAATTGGCGCACAAAATCCACATTCAAATGATGAGTTTATTTTTATTGAAGACCTCGTTAAATCTGCTGAAATAGCTCTTGAATTGGTTAAAAAATAA
- a CDS encoding cyanophycinase yields MKKTLLYTFIFISIISIVVCSQNKGHLVIIGGGDKPSYLMQKIVDFAGGINSKIIVIPNASSEPEESAKYNVEEFKSLGCSDVQYIMFNREDADNDSLVDKLSGATGIFFSGGDQSFLTRDMLGTKLLDKVYEIYNNGGVISGTSAGAAVMSELMITGNELINKDSSDIFISIQKNNVEVKEGFGFIKTAFIDQHFIKRKRLNRSISVVLENPDLPGICIDESTCIIVYPDDTFEVLGENQVIVLDAAGCENIRTDKNGNLGAENLKMHILLSGDKFDFKTKEVIE; encoded by the coding sequence ATGAAAAAAACTTTACTGTACACCTTCATTTTCATATCAATAATTAGTATAGTGGTTTGTTCACAGAACAAAGGTCACCTTGTAATAATTGGTGGCGGTGATAAACCATCCTATCTTATGCAAAAAATTGTTGATTTTGCTGGCGGAATAAATTCTAAAATTATTGTCATTCCTAATGCGAGTTCTGAACCTGAAGAATCAGCCAAATACAATGTAGAGGAATTTAAGAGTCTCGGTTGTTCAGATGTGCAGTACATCATGTTCAACAGGGAAGATGCAGATAATGATTCACTTGTTGATAAACTATCCGGAGCAACAGGAATATTTTTCTCCGGTGGTGATCAAAGTTTTTTAACGCGTGATATGCTTGGAACGAAGTTATTAGATAAAGTTTATGAGATCTACAACAATGGCGGTGTCATTAGCGGAACAAGCGCCGGTGCTGCTGTAATGAGTGAATTGATGATTACCGGTAATGAATTAATTAATAAAGATTCATCTGACATATTCATTTCAATTCAAAAAAATAATGTTGAAGTAAAAGAAGGATTTGGATTCATTAAGACTGCCTTTATCGATCAGCATTTTATAAAACGAAAAAGACTTAATCGTTCAATAAGTGTGGTACTTGAAAATCCGGATTTGCCAGGAATTTGCATTGATGAATCCACCTGCATCATTGTATATCCTGATGATACTTTTGAAGTTCTTGGTGAAAACCAGGTGATTGTTTTGGATGCAGCCGGATGTGAAAATATCAGAACTGACAAAAATGGAAATCTCGGAGCTGAGAATTTAAAGATGCATATACTTTTAAGCGGAGATAAATTCGATTTCAAAACGAAAGAAGTGATTGAATGA
- the yfcC gene encoding putative basic amino acid antiporter YfcC, which yields MKSAEKKFRLKVPNTYLLIFSLLVVIAAMTWIIPGGEYERTIVNGREVVVQNSFKYVENEPQGLFSIFIAPLKGFVEAGMIIGFILLVGGAFNVLAKTDAINSFINKLAKAHRNSNTLRKLFVPVLIFMFSIGGATFGMNEEIIPFVLIIVPICLALGYDSIIGVAIPLVGAHVGFASAFLNPFNVGIAQGIADVPIFSGIGYRVICWLISTFVAILFILYYLRRLEKNPKASPTYIQDEERRKTEHFDHIYNNTSHFSLRHKIVLLTFVLSLIMLVVGVIEFKWFIEEISAMFFIMGIAVGIMGGLKSDDIIKGFLDGAKDLVGTAIIVALARATLVISRDGQIIDTILYGLSPFIESSSPIFASQKMFIVQAIINFFVHSGSGQAALTMPIMAPLADLANVSRQTAILAFQFGEYTNIIIPTSAVTMGALSMARVPWERWAKWVIPLQIILMLLGLLLLIPPNLMGWQ from the coding sequence ATGAAATCCGCAGAAAAAAAATTCAGGCTGAAAGTCCCGAACACTTATTTGCTGATTTTTTCTCTGTTAGTTGTGATTGCTGCGATGACATGGATTATTCCTGGTGGTGAATATGAACGAACGATCGTAAACGGCAGGGAAGTAGTTGTTCAGAATTCATTCAAATATGTTGAGAACGAACCTCAGGGTTTATTTTCAATTTTTATCGCACCTTTAAAAGGATTTGTAGAAGCAGGAATGATTATTGGATTTATTCTTCTTGTAGGCGGTGCATTCAACGTACTTGCAAAAACAGATGCCATCAATTCCTTTATTAATAAGCTTGCAAAAGCGCACCGCAATTCGAATACACTCAGAAAACTTTTCGTACCGGTTTTAATTTTTATGTTCTCAATCGGAGGCGCAACATTTGGAATGAATGAGGAAATTATTCCGTTCGTTTTAATAATCGTTCCGATTTGTCTTGCACTTGGTTACGATTCGATTATCGGTGTGGCAATTCCTTTAGTTGGGGCTCATGTTGGTTTTGCAAGTGCTTTTCTCAATCCATTTAATGTTGGAATTGCACAGGGTATTGCTGATGTTCCAATCTTTTCAGGTATTGGTTATCGTGTTATTTGCTGGCTGATTTCAACTTTTGTCGCGATCTTATTTATACTTTATTATTTAAGGCGATTAGAGAAAAATCCAAAAGCAAGTCCGACTTATATTCAGGATGAAGAGCGAAGAAAGACAGAACACTTTGATCATATCTATAATAACACTTCTCATTTTTCTTTAAGACATAAAATAGTACTGCTGACATTTGTGTTATCTCTTATTATGCTCGTTGTTGGTGTTATTGAATTCAAATGGTTTATAGAAGAAATTTCTGCAATGTTTTTTATAATGGGAATTGCAGTCGGAATTATGGGCGGTTTGAAAAGCGATGATATCATTAAAGGTTTTCTTGATGGAGCAAAGGATTTAGTCGGAACTGCAATCATAGTTGCGCTAGCAAGAGCGACACTTGTAATTTCAAGAGATGGACAGATTATTGATACCATTTTGTACGGACTTTCGCCGTTTATAGAATCTTCATCTCCAATTTTTGCGTCACAAAAAATGTTTATAGTTCAGGCAATAATTAATTTCTTTGTACATTCAGGAAGCGGACAAGCTGCACTTACAATGCCCATTATGGCGCCGCTTGCTGATCTTGCAAATGTATCAAGACAAACAGCAATACTTGCTTTTCAATTCGGTGAATACACAAATATAATTATCCCTACTTCTGCTGTTACTATGGGTGCATTATCAATGGCTCGTGTTCCGTGGGAAAGATGGGCGAAGTGGGTTATACCTTTACAAATAATTTTAATGTTACTTGGACTTTTGCTTTTAATTCCGCCAAACTTAATGGGCTGGCAATGA